In Rhodopirellula sp. P2, the DNA window CGGCGAAATTTGATTCGCGCCGCCTCTCCATCATTCCATTCAACACTTCTTTGAAACATCCATGATCGTTCTGTACTCAGCAATCAAGCAAGCAGCCGCTCTAGCCCTGGTCGGTTGCCTCGCACTCACCTTGGCAACCAGCACCGGCTGTGGATCAAGTGACAACGCGGATTATGCCTCCATTGGACTGGTTCCGATCACGGGCACAGTCACTCTGGACGGGCAACCTCTCGAAGGCGCCGTCGTGATGTTCGAGGCCCCGGACACGACGTTTTCCTATGGCACCACCAACGCCGATGGCAACTATGAAATCAAATTCAACAGCGAAGTGATGGGTGTTCCACCCGGAGACAAAATAGTGCGAATCAGCACCACCGCGTCGACCGGTGAAGTGGACACCGAAGGCGCTGATGATGATGACGACGACGCAGCTGCTCGACGCAAAAAGAAGAAAAAACGCAATCCCAACGAACAGGTTCCCGAAGCCTACAACGAGGATTCACAGCTCCAAGCCACCGTCAGTGACAGCCAAACGGTGTTCGACTTCGCCCTGAAGTCCGACGGCTCGCCTCTTTGAACGACCGCCTGGCCAGCTCTTTGACTTTGGCGGATCGAGTGACCTGTGTTGGTTGACTCAACGACAACGGGTGCTTCCCAATGGGAGCACCCGTTTTTTCGTACGTTGGTTTCACCGGTGTGTTGGTTTCACTCGTGCGTTGATCTGTTCGTCGGTGTTGATTCGATCGAGAGCGTCCAACCGCGGTCTACGAAGTCACCGCCTGAATTGCCTCGATCAACGCGTTTGGCGAATCATGCGAGTACGCCACATCTTGTGACTCTTTCGTTGCGAGCGTTTTGACTTGCACCGTGCCGGCCTCCCATTCATTGCCGCCCGCGACGATGGCGACGGCGAATCCTTGCGAGTCCGCGTACTTGAGTTGTTGACCAAGCTTCTTGGGCTCCGGGTAAACCTCGACGCCGATCCCCGCCGTGCGAAGCTGCGTCGCCAACTTCAAGTAATCGTCGCGGTGCCCCTTGTCGAAGAACGGAACGAACACAGCACACGGCTTGCTCACACCTGACAATCGGCCCAAGCTTTCCAGTGCGGCGAGCAAGCGGTCCAAACCAAGCGACGCACCGATGCCGGGCAGATGTTGCTTGGTGTACAGTCCCGCCAGGTTGTCATAGCGTCCGCCGCTGCAAACGCTGCCGATGCCAGGCAGGTCATCCAGCGTCGTTTCGAAGATCACCCCGGTGTAGTAATCCAACCCGCGAGCGATCGAGACATCGATTTTCAAACGGTCCGGGCTGACCCCCGATGCCAAGGCACCGCGATAGATCTGGGTCAATCGTTCAATGCCTGCGGCGGCGGTTTCGTTGCCGCCCGTGATCTCGGGCAACGATGCCAAAATGGATTCCGCGTCGCCATCGCATTCTGCCAATCGCAACACCGCGTCGGCTTGTTCGGCCGTCACCCCCGCCGACTCAATCATCTCATTGGCTGTCTTTTCACGGCCGATCTTTCCAAGCTTGTCGAGACTTCGCAGCACCGGAGTCGTCTTGTCACCCAGGCCCAACGATTCCAGCAACCCGGTCAAGATCGCCCGGTTGTTGATGCTGATCGTGAACGCGTCGATCCCGATCGCTCGCAGCAACGCATCGATCACGCAAACCGCTTCGATGTCAGCGAGTTCCGACGTGGTGCCGATCGTGTCAAAGTCACACTGCACAAATTCGCGGTAGCGGCCTTCTTGCGGTTTCTCACCGCGCCAAACCGGAGCGATGTGATAACGCTTGAACGGGGTTCCCAAGGTGCCGATGTGCTGAGCGGCGAAGCGAGCCAACGGCACCGTCAAGTCAAATCGCATCCCCACCGCACGACCGCCGTTGTCTTCAAACGAATAGAGCTGGCGATCGGTTTCATCGCTGCCTTTGCCTGTCAGAATGTCCAGGTGTTCGAGCGTCGGCGTGTCGATCGGAGCGAACCCGAAACTGCGAAACACTTCGCGAGCGGTTTGCATCAATTGTTCCCGCGGGATCATCACGGCGGGCAAGTAATCGCGAAATCCCTTCAGCGTGCGAGGTTGAATCATGGGGGTCGGTGAGTGGGAAGAAGGAAAGTGGAGGGTGTGAGTCGTAGCGGAAGTCGTCAAGACTTTCGGTTGGCATCCAAATTTGCCGAAACTCTTGACGAGTTCCGCTACCCAACGACAGGAAGTCCCGTCGGCCGTCGACTGCGGATCGAGTCAATGTCCCGGTCGGCTCCTTCCGGAAACTGCGGGCCAAACAAGGCGTCGGCGTACTCGTCGATTTGTTCCGGCGTTTCGAAGTACTTCTCGTAGCACCAGTCGTCCTCGAACTCACATTCCTTCGTGGTGTACTCACGACAAATCTGAGGCCGGGTTTCGTAGATGCCGCATCGATGATCGTCTTGCAAGTGCTTGCAAGTCGTGTGAACCAGCAAGTACCAGGTGTCCTCGTCCACAAACACGGTGGCTCGATCGTGCAGCAAATACCACCGCATGAAGTCAAAATCTTTACGCGTCACCGGTTCGTCGATTGGCAGCGCGAAGTAATGACAGCACTTGGCTGTGCAATGATCGCACAAATTTGCATCGGCGGGAAAATCGGATCGGCGACGGCCAGTGACCGAGGGCGGCGTGGCGACGGGCAACTTGGATGCGGTGGGCATGATTGGGTCGAATGTGATAATTTGCAAATTCGTCGGGCCAACAGTTTCCTCGCAAAAGCCTCCACATGGAAGTCGTCATCACCGCCTTGGGACCGGATCACTCCGGTTTGGCAGATCCGATCATTCACCACGTCACCGCACGAGGGGCTCGGATTTCCGAAATCCAGATGTATGACCACGACGAGGAAGAACTTTTCGCGATGCTCTGTCGCCTGCAGTTCGACGCCGGTTCCGATCCGCAGCAATTGCTCACACAGTTGCAGAACGAGATGAAACAAATCGGCGAACACACCGGATTGTCGATCCGGGCCTGGAGCCCCGATGCTCGTTCGAGTCGCCCGCGACTGGCCGTGGCGTGTACGTATGTCGAGCACACCCCACGAGCAGTTCTGGAGGCAGTTGCCTCCGGCCAGATCGCCGCCGAAGTTCCTGTGATCATTTCGAATCGCCAAAAACTGGGCTTCCTCGCGGACGAGTTCCACTCCGATTTCCGGATGATCGGCGATGGCACGGGAGCGGTCGATGACGCCGCACTTCTGGCCACGCTGGACGAATACGACATCGATTACCTGATTCTGGCTCGCTACATGCGAATCCTGCCCGCCGACGCCTGCTGGCAATTCGCAGGCGGACGGATCATCAATCTTCACCACGGGCTGCTGCCTGGTTTCCCGGGATTCCGCCCCTACCACGACGCTCACAACGCTCGGATGCTGACCTTTGGTGCCACCTGCCACTTCATCATTCCCGAACTGGATGCCGGCAATCAAACGATCAACCAGCGAACTTTTTCAGTCGTCCCAGGCACTCCGCTGGACGAAATCATCGCTCAAGGCGAATCCGAGAATGAACCGGCGTGTTTGGTCGAAGGCTTGCGCCGCGTGATCGATCGCGAAGTCCACCTGCACTTTCACCGCGTCGTGCCCCGCAAGGATGTGGTGACCGAGGCCAGAAAAGCGCGGTAGCTTCGTTGCCAGGTTGAAAACTTTTGGCCAACCCGGCGTTTTTTCCTGAAGCTCCCGCAATTGGGGACGAGCAACGCGGATGAACCGTCTGAGCGACTGGAGTGGCTCCCCCCGTCTAATCGCGCAAGACTGCCACAACGGGTGCAATAGGAATGAATTTCAATCGGGTTGGCCGCACGACCGGACCTGAACCAGATCGCCCCGAAGATTCTCCGCCCGGCGCGTCGATACCGTCGGCGTCTGATGCTCGCAGTGACCAGATGGCCCCTGTCACCCAGGGACAAACTGTCACGCCGTGGAGGTGTGACACCATCGGCATCGGACTCCCCGTTGGACGAAAGGATGTTGATGATCGGGTATTCTCTCGAAACGATCGATTTGCCGCTACTGCGTCGCCAAGTCGAAGACAAACTGTGCGAACTGGGACACCTCGAGCCCCATCAATTCCCGCTGACTCAGCGGGAAGTGGTTCGGCGGGGAGCCACCTGCGGCCTGTATTTCTGCTTGCACGGCCCCCGGAGTGTCAAACTCACTGCAATCGCCGACCTGAAAACCAAATCCATGGTTTATTACGGCGTGGACGGAATCCGGTGTGAAACGGTTCCCATGGAAAACCTCACGCGGGCGGCTGCCTGAACCCGATAAACCACAAACTGGTGAATCACGCCTTGGGAAACAAGCGTCTTGGCGGCCCCGCATGCTTGCGAAGCCGCCGTTCAAGGCTCGATGAACCAAGCTGATTCAGCGACGCCAAAACGCCCAGGTTCACGCACGATCGAAACAGTGGTTTCAGATCAAGGTTGAAAGCGGCGTTTTCGGCATAAAACGGCCGTACTTTCCGTTTCCTCGGTTGTGGGGTGCGGTGTTAGGTCGTTATGATTCGCGGCCTTCACCGCGGCGAGTGTGGTATTTACTGCTGCTCGGACGCGACACTTCATTCCTCGACTTGGAGGATTTGGACCATGCAAACGATTGAATTGAAAGGGTTTACGGAGCGGCAATGGTAAAGTTATTGGTGCGTGATCGGGAAACGATTCAGGAGGCAGTCCGCCGGTTTAGAAAATTGGTCGAGCGAAGCGGTATCAAAAAAGAGATGCGTCGCCGCGAGTTCTACGAAAAGCCCAGCGAAACCAATCGCCGCGCCCGCCTGCGTGCCGAACGCCGCAACAAACGCACCCGCATGTTGTCCCGCTGATCGGTTGTCGCACGTCGAGCCAAGACTGTGTGAACAGAGCCATCAGCCCCGAGACAATCCGTTGCTCAAACGGAACCTGCCGGATGGCACAGGCCTGGACTGCTGAACCAGTCCGGGCACACCCTAAAAAAAGTCCCTGACTTTTTGAAAGGGCGATTAGCTCAGTTGGCTAGAGCGCCTCGTTTACACCGAGGATGTCGGGGGTTCGAGTCCCTCATCGCCCATGCACTCAAGCCCCGCTAATAGCGGGGCTTTTTTCATGCGCCCACAACGCCACCCGCTCAACAGGCCCGAAGGGCTGACAGATCCATTGCCGGGGTCGTCAGGCCCCGGAACGGTGAACCACCAGAAATGTCCCAAGTCCCGGAGGGGCGGCACAGCTCTCACGCCCAAAAGCACGCGGGCTCCTTCCCCATCAGTTGCAGCCACCGTTTACCCAATCTGCGATCGCGTTGGACGACTCGAAAATTTCGCCCCAGCGCCTCCTCCATAAGGTGCCACCCACCATACGGGATTTCTCTGGAGACAGACGCGCTGTTGTTTGTAGGCCAGGTCCCACCTGGCACGGGTGACTGGCCGATTGAAATCCCACGTCGATGTCACGTGGAATGGTGCAAATGCCTCGCTTTGTTCCAAAGCATTGGCGTGGTTGCCAGGTGGAACCTGGCCTACATCTCAAGAACCCCGCCCGCTGCAAACGGGAGGACCTCTCGGATGGTGGGTGGCACCTTACGGTACAAGAAAAGACTGACTCACACCCGTCGATCTCACCTGGACTCTGCAGCTTCGAGCATTGCCTGCACGCGTTGCTGCTCCTTCGCCAGTGCTGCTGGCGGAATTGACATCGGCTGGAAATCGAGCGATGGGCGAAGGGTCTCCCCACTTGGAATTTCTCGCCAACGTAGATTGCGATACCAAACCGGCTGACCATGATCCTGAAGCCAAAGCTCGCCTCCACGACCAGTGAGATCGCCACCCCGGATCGCCAACAACTTCACCATCTCGCCCCACTTTGGATCCGTGTAGTCAAAGTCCAAAACCTTTTGACCGTTGAGCCAATGCTGAATCACAGTTCCTTTGCAAACCACCCTCCCTCGATTCCACTCGCCCACGGGACGCGTTGCATCCCTGGAAGGCGCCATGCAGAAGAACAATGAAGCTGCCGCTTGCCGTGGATTCTCTCCGTAGGGGCTGTCCACGTTGTCAAGCACTTGATATTCGACCTGACCGGGCCGGTAATAGACGCCGCTGTTGCAAGCCTTGGAAACTTTCCAATCGAACCGAAGCTCGAAGTCATCCGGAACGGATTTGCGTTTGTAAGTGAGTGGCCCACCGTCGGCGGCGCGAAAGAACGCCCCGTTTTCGATTCGCCAGTTGCCACTGTGCTCCCAACCGTCGAACGATTTGCCATCAAACAGCTCAACAAAGCCCTGGAGGCCATCGGCTTGCTTGGCCTGGGCACCCGCCCCCGAAGGAGATGCCGCAGTGACAGTGCTGTCCGCGGCGCTCGCAAGCGAGCACGCCAAGACGCTCGCAATCCAGAACACCGCTTCGGGCAACAGGAAGTTCCGACAGAGTTGCTTCGAGCACGTCACGGCAAGTCCTAGGCTACAAAAGGGAGAGACACACAAACGTCGTCCACTTTACCAGCCCTCCCTAGCAGCGGGAAGCAAAACAACAGCAGACCGCTTCCCACCGAGCCCCAGCGGCGGAATTGAACTGATCCTTCGCGACCCCTCGCGAAGGAAAAATGCGGCTTGGTCTGCGAGCGGAGTCCCGCGATCAAAAAATCGCTGCATCGAAACAACCACAAGCCCCCAGCGACAAGGACCGGCTTGAACTGCATCACCACAAAGGTGGTCGATGACGAGTTGCCTGCGATGCTCTGAAGCATCCGAAATCCAGAGCGATTGAATCTCTGCGTTCGTGCAAATCTGGCGTTGATGCGGCTCCGCTCACGCGGCCCGCAAGAGAACGCGACTGCGGGGGATTCGGTCAAGCGATTCGCCGCCGTAGCGAGCCAGCGTTCCGTTGGCGACTTCGTAGCCATGCCGAAACAACAGACTGAACTCTTGATGATTCAATCGGCGAAGCGTCGTCTCAATCCTGGAGACGCGATCGACTTCGTCGTCCGTGAGCGAGGGCTGCTCGGTCCAGTGGGATTCGCGAATTCCGGAAGTGCTGGCAGAGCCATCCGAGGGCTGGTGGGCCCGCAGTGTGGATCGCTTGCTCTTCAGGCCGAGTCGCAAGTACGCGCCGCTGCCGGGGTTTTTCTTGAAGTGGTCGATCAACATCCGGGCACGGAGACTGCGGACTTGATCGGTGGCCACGTCGACCAGTCGCATCGAGGCTTTCAGGTACCCGGGACGCCACTTGGACCGCCGTGATTCACTCCCCAGTGGTCGCGAGGCATCGCAGACGATCAGAAAGTCGGTGCCGTCGACCAAACCAGTGCCGGGCTTGAACAAGGCTTCCACACCGAGGTTGTCATACACGCCGCCATCCCAAAGGTGCAGCCGCTTGTACTTGGCAGGGATGGAGTGCCATTCATCGTTCCGCATCTCCTGCCAGCGATGGTGCTTGGCTTTCACAATCAACGGGCCGATCAAACCTGGCACGGCAGCCGAGGCGGCCAGTGCGTGCGAAAGTCGAAACTTGGGATCCACGATGTACTTGGTTTGGTAGTCGCCCATCAAATCACGCTGAAACCGCCAGTTCTTTCCCGTTTGATAGCAAGTCGCGTTGATCAGCCAGCGAGGTGATTCAGGCAGGTCGGACAAATCACCGTGGATTTGCCAGCGGCGTTCCAGCTCGTCCCCCAAGACTGCAGCACGACCACTGAGAATTTGCCAGGGGAACATCAACGACTTGATCACGTAGGATCGCTGCAGGTTCTGGGTGGTCAGCAGACGCAGGATTTTTGGAACGACTTCGTGCAAGTATTCTTCGCTGCTGGGCCAACGATGGTTGGTCGTGGCGAACACCAATCCTGCCGCGAGGCTGCCACCGGAAACGCTGGAGATCATCCGGACATGTCCCAACAGGTCTTCTCGCGCGAGTCGCGCCAACACGCCCAGGTGAAACACAGTGGCACGAACGCCACCACCGGAGAAAGCCAGGGCGATTTTCATCTTGGATTGCGAGTCAATTTCCGGAAAAACGGGGCAGAATGTCTCCCCGAGATTACCGGCAAACGCGGCTTCATCGCCACGGCAATCCGTCGGATTTGATTGGCGAGGGAATGTGGCTAGCCACGGAAATCGCACGAAAAAAGGGCACCCATCGAAATGGATGCCCTGAATGGGGTTGCCCGAACTTCACTTCGTTCAGTTCGGAGAGGACGATCACAGGCTGGAAGCCGATGCCACTTTAGAGGCCCAGCGACTGGAGCGTCGGTGCCAAGGCGTCGGCCCAGATCTCGTACCCCTTTTCGGACAGGTGCAAGTGATCGGGCATGATCGCGGGATCGATCGTGCCGTCTTCGTTGAGGAAGTGATCGCCCAAGTCGACGTAAACGATGTTCTCGCCATCCGCCATCTTCGCGATCCGATCGTTGACGGCGATGTTGTTCAGTCGCATCAAGTCCATCTTGGTTTTGCCTCGCGGCAGGATGGCTTGCAACACGATCTTGGTGTTCGGCAATTTCTCTTGCAAGATCGACAAGATCTCCTGCACACCTTCCGCGATTTGGGTTGGGTCCTGCATGAAGTGACCGGTGTTATTAGTGCCGATCATCAACACAGCGACTTCGGGTTGGATCTTGCCGAGGTTGCCGTGGGTCAAACGCCAAATGATGTGCTCGGTGCGATCGCCGCCGATGCCCAAGTTGATGGTGTCCAGCTCAGCGTAGTTGTCCTCCCAGACCTGCTTGCCGCGGCCTTCCCAGCCTTGGGTGATCGAATCACCGATGAAGGCCAGTTTGGGTTTGGCGGTCTTTGCCAGCTTGGACATCGCCATGTTGCGTTTTTGCCAGCCTGGTTCGTCGCCACGCGTGGCGGGGATGACGGCGGTGTTGACGTCATACAAATCACGCAGGTCGACGTAACGTTTTTTCAAGCCGGCCAAAATGTCAGCGTAAGCGGGATCATCGTGGACCGACTTCATCTCCGTAGGATCCGTTTCTAGATCAAACAGGTTCCACTCGCGGCTTCGCGGGAAAAACATCAGCTTGTAGCGTTCGGTGCGCACGCCATCATGAACGGGGACCATGTGGACGGCCGCGTTCTCGTAGTAGGCGTAGTACACCGCGTCTCGCCAAGTCGACGAAGCTCGGCAGCCGTCTTTCATCATCGAGACCATGCTGCGTCCCTGAATGGCCTCGGGGATTTCTGCCCCGGCAGCTTCCAGGAACGTGGGAGCGTAGTCGATGTTTTGGATCGGAGCGGTGCTTTCGGTGCCGGGTTCGATCACACCGGGCCAGCGAATCAGGAACGGCATGCGAAGCGATTCTTCGAACATCCAACGTTTGTCGTACCAGCCGTGTTCGCCGAGATAGAACCCTTGGTCGCTGCTGTAGATCACAATCGTGTTTTCGGCGAGCCCTGATTCATCGAGGTAGGCAAGCACTTCGCCGACACTGTCGTCCACCGCTTGCACGGTACCCAGATAATCCTTGATGTAGCGTTGGTACTTCCATTTGGTGATGTCTTTGCTGGACAGTTTGCCAGCCTTCATGTCGGCGATGAACTTTTGGTTTTCGGGTTCGTAAGCGGCGTCCCACGCAGCTTTTTGTTCGTCGTTCATGCGGCGATATTCGGCGTTGCCCAGACGCGGCAAGAACTGTTCGGGGAACAAGCTCTCGCCATGGAACTTCATGTCGTGGCCCCAATAGAAATGGTTTTCCAGGGACATTTCGCTTTCGTGCAGCAGTTTTGAGCGGCCCGAGTAATCATCGAACAAGGTTTCCGGTTCGGCCACGTCGACGCCTTTGTACAAGTCGAAGTGACGTGGTGGAGGCGACCAGTTTCGGTGAGGAGCCTTGTGCTGGCACATCAACACGAACGGTTGGTCTTTGTCGCGATCGTTCTGCAACCAGTTCAGCGTGTTCTCGGTGATGATGTCCGTGACGTAACCGGTGTACCGCTTGCGTGATCCATCCATTTGGATGAAGTCGGGGTTGTAGTAGTTGCCTTGTCCGGGAAGGATTTCCCAGTGATTGAACCCCACCGGATCGGTGCCCAAGTGCCACTTGCCGATCAGTGCGGTTTGGTAGCCAACGTCTTGCAGCAATTTCGGAAACGTGACTTGCGATCCATCGAAGCGATTGCCGTTGCGAAGGAAACCGTTGATGTGGCTGTGCTTGCCCGTCAGGATGCAGGCCCGTGATGGACCACAGATCGAATTGGCACAGAATGAGTTGTGAAAAACCGCGCCTTCATTGGCGATTCGATCCAGATTCGGCGTTTGATTGATTTTGGATCCATACGCGCCGATGGCTTGCAACGCATGGTCATCGGAAAACACAAAGACGATGTTGGGCCGCTTGGCTTTGGCGGGTTCATCGGCCGAGCTTGCAAGGGGCAGAATGCCGCCGAGCAACGCGGATGCGATGAGGGCGAACGCGACGTGGCGCGGTGTCCTGCGGGGAACGTGGCGAGAAACCAGGGGTTGATTCATGGTGATGCCGGAGTCAGAGGTGGGAAGGTCGGTTGGAAGCGGCTAGTTTAAACCGAAATCAAAACTCTGTTGTGACGCCTTCGGGTGTTTCTCGGTCATCGATTGGGTGAATCCAGCACAACGGAACAGACATCCACACCGGAACCTGATGAAGTGAAAATTTGGATCGATGCGGATGCCGCACCGCGAGACGTGAAAGACGTTGTGTTCCGTGCCGCAAAACGTTTGGATGTGGTAACGATTTTGGTCGCGAATGCACCTGTTGGAGTGCCCGCCAACGCGACGACCGTTCGGTCCGTGGTGGTCCGCGAGGGAGCCGATCAAGCGGATCGGTACATCGTCAACCACGGCGAGAAGGGGGATTTGGCTGTCACGGCGGATTTGCCATTGGCGGGAATGCTGGTGGAAAAGGGTTTGTTCGTGATCGATCCACGCGGCGAAGAGTATTCTCCCGCGACCATCACCAGTCGCCTTTCGATGCGGAATTTCATGGATGATCTTCGCGGTGCGGGCGTCGAAACCGGCGGCAGCGCTCCCTATGGCCCCAAGGACAAAAAGGCGTTTGCTTCAACCTTCGATCGGTTGCTCACCAAGGCTCTGCGGAGGGCTCAAGCGTCCTCGGAGTGAGCGGTTCGCGTTGAAGCCCAGGAGCGATTATCCTGCGACGGCCCAATCTGTTCTCGACCGTTGCGTTTCTGGCGGACCTTTCGCGCTCGGTGCAGACGGATTGCATGTGCCTGGCGATCGTTGTCCGCAAACCTCAATCGAGTGAGTTCATTGAGATCTACCAATTGTTTGG includes these proteins:
- a CDS encoding carboxypeptidase-like regulatory domain-containing protein, with translation MIVLYSAIKQAAALALVGCLALTLATSTGCGSSDNADYASIGLVPITGTVTLDGQPLEGAVVMFEAPDTTFSYGTTNADGNYEIKFNSEVMGVPPGDKIVRISTTASTGEVDTEGADDDDDDAAARRKKKKKRNPNEQVPEAYNEDSQLQATVSDSQTVFDFALKSDGSPL
- the hisS gene encoding histidine--tRNA ligase, producing the protein MIQPRTLKGFRDYLPAVMIPREQLMQTAREVFRSFGFAPIDTPTLEHLDILTGKGSDETDRQLYSFEDNGGRAVGMRFDLTVPLARFAAQHIGTLGTPFKRYHIAPVWRGEKPQEGRYREFVQCDFDTIGTTSELADIEAVCVIDALLRAIGIDAFTISINNRAILTGLLESLGLGDKTTPVLRSLDKLGKIGREKTANEMIESAGVTAEQADAVLRLAECDGDAESILASLPEITGGNETAAAGIERLTQIYRGALASGVSPDRLKIDVSIARGLDYYTGVIFETTLDDLPGIGSVCSGGRYDNLAGLYTKQHLPGIGASLGLDRLLAALESLGRLSGVSKPCAVFVPFFDKGHRDDYLKLATQLRTAGIGVEVYPEPKKLGQQLKYADSQGFAVAIVAGGNEWEAGTVQVKTLATKESQDVAYSHDSPNALIEAIQAVTS
- a CDS encoding YkgJ family cysteine cluster protein is translated as MPTASKLPVATPPSVTGRRRSDFPADANLCDHCTAKCCHYFALPIDEPVTRKDFDFMRWYLLHDRATVFVDEDTWYLLVHTTCKHLQDDHRCGIYETRPQICREYTTKECEFEDDWCYEKYFETPEQIDEYADALFGPQFPEGADRDIDSIRSRRPTGLPVVG
- a CDS encoding formyltransferase family protein, whose amino-acid sequence is MEVVITALGPDHSGLADPIIHHVTARGARISEIQMYDHDEEELFAMLCRLQFDAGSDPQQLLTQLQNEMKQIGEHTGLSIRAWSPDARSSRPRLAVACTYVEHTPRAVLEAVASGQIAAEVPVIISNRQKLGFLADEFHSDFRMIGDGTGAVDDAALLATLDEYDIDYLILARYMRILPADACWQFAGGRIINLHHGLLPGFPGFRPYHDAHNARMLTFGATCHFIIPELDAGNQTINQRTFSVVPGTPLDEIIAQGESENEPACLVEGLRRVIDREVHLHFHRVVPRKDVVTEARKAR
- the rpsU gene encoding 30S ribosomal protein S21 encodes the protein MVKLLVRDRETIQEAVRRFRKLVERSGIKKEMRRREFYEKPSETNRRARLRAERRNKRTRMLSR
- a CDS encoding 3-keto-disaccharide hydrolase produces the protein MTCSKQLCRNFLLPEAVFWIASVLACSLASAADSTVTAASPSGAGAQAKQADGLQGFVELFDGKSFDGWEHSGNWRIENGAFFRAADGGPLTYKRKSVPDDFELRFDWKVSKACNSGVYYRPGQVEYQVLDNVDSPYGENPRQAAASLFFCMAPSRDATRPVGEWNRGRVVCKGTVIQHWLNGQKVLDFDYTDPKWGEMVKLLAIRGGDLTGRGGELWLQDHGQPVWYRNLRWREIPSGETLRPSLDFQPMSIPPAALAKEQQRVQAMLEAAESR
- a CDS encoding patatin-like phospholipase family protein, whose amino-acid sequence is MKIALAFSGGGVRATVFHLGVLARLAREDLLGHVRMISSVSGGSLAAGLVFATTNHRWPSSEEYLHEVVPKILRLLTTQNLQRSYVIKSLMFPWQILSGRAAVLGDELERRWQIHGDLSDLPESPRWLINATCYQTGKNWRFQRDLMGDYQTKYIVDPKFRLSHALAASAAVPGLIGPLIVKAKHHRWQEMRNDEWHSIPAKYKRLHLWDGGVYDNLGVEALFKPGTGLVDGTDFLIVCDASRPLGSESRRSKWRPGYLKASMRLVDVATDQVRSLRARMLIDHFKKNPGSGAYLRLGLKSKRSTLRAHQPSDGSASTSGIRESHWTEQPSLTDDEVDRVSRIETTLRRLNHQEFSLLFRHGYEVANGTLARYGGESLDRIPRSRVLLRAA
- a CDS encoding sulfatase/phosphatase domain-containing protein; amino-acid sequence: MNQPLVSRHVPRRTPRHVAFALIASALLGGILPLASSADEPAKAKRPNIVFVFSDDHALQAIGAYGSKINQTPNLDRIANEGAVFHNSFCANSICGPSRACILTGKHSHINGFLRNGNRFDGSQVTFPKLLQDVGYQTALIGKWHLGTDPVGFNHWEILPGQGNYYNPDFIQMDGSRKRYTGYVTDIITENTLNWLQNDRDKDQPFVLMCQHKAPHRNWSPPPRHFDLYKGVDVAEPETLFDDYSGRSKLLHESEMSLENHFYWGHDMKFHGESLFPEQFLPRLGNAEYRRMNDEQKAAWDAAYEPENQKFIADMKAGKLSSKDITKWKYQRYIKDYLGTVQAVDDSVGEVLAYLDESGLAENTIVIYSSDQGFYLGEHGWYDKRWMFEESLRMPFLIRWPGVIEPGTESTAPIQNIDYAPTFLEAAGAEIPEAIQGRSMVSMMKDGCRASSTWRDAVYYAYYENAAVHMVPVHDGVRTERYKLMFFPRSREWNLFDLETDPTEMKSVHDDPAYADILAGLKKRYVDLRDLYDVNTAVIPATRGDEPGWQKRNMAMSKLAKTAKPKLAFIGDSITQGWEGRGKQVWEDNYAELDTINLGIGGDRTEHIIWRLTHGNLGKIQPEVAVLMIGTNNTGHFMQDPTQIAEGVQEILSILQEKLPNTKIVLQAILPRGKTKMDLMRLNNIAVNDRIAKMADGENIVYVDLGDHFLNEDGTIDPAIMPDHLHLSEKGYEIWADALAPTLQSLGL
- a CDS encoding YaiI/YqxD family protein, with protein sequence MKIWIDADAAPRDVKDVVFRAAKRLDVVTILVANAPVGVPANATTVRSVVVREGADQADRYIVNHGEKGDLAVTADLPLAGMLVEKGLFVIDPRGEEYSPATITSRLSMRNFMDDLRGAGVETGGSAPYGPKDKKAFASTFDRLLTKALRRAQASSE